The genomic region attgtagaaattcatttcaccgaaacaataacctgacgcacagtgtgacgtcaaaaaaatgtgcacacctttgacgctggttttctccgtttttctggTCCACAGTAAacgcaaaaacggagttttcaaaaatatccaccctggcaggagtttttaaaaatctccctTTTCAGTcaccgaaaacgccgtttagGTGTGGACGAAAAGTgcaaaatctgcgttttcaaaaatacccgggtacgtgtggacgtagagttgctgccatgttttTGCTTTAGATGTTTgtattaatgagcagttgattTAATATAGTGGCTGGTTAgtgtatatttttaataatatagaaaggtgacaaaacaaagcaagatTATAGTCCACCTTAATATTAAATAGTTATAAtacttttgtatattttttatgaagtttattgttttattgtagacccataatagtatttttttttctcttttttaaagtgAGAAATCTGCATACTTATACATCACTGGAGATATtggattttcttctttatttgagtttttttttttttcacagactgcagagtccAGCAGCATTGCTTCtatttactcagtttttcctccATCAGTGAAGATCAGCTacagaaatatataaaaataaaactcccccaaaaataatttcaatcaTTTAAGTCATGTTCAGATTCGTGAGCCACGGGACAGTGGGACACTGTAGGACACCAATCACCTGCTTTGTTTTATACTGTACATATATACACCCAGAGGGGAGAGAGATCAGTTGTCATAGTTGTTAGACATTCCACTCAGtagtgtttatttttagctcatgGCTATGATCCCCTTTTGATGTGGACCTGTGCAATTGTGGCCGAGGGAGAGATTGTGTTCCCGTCTTACTCTAGTTTCTACACCAAACTATACAGCACAGATAAAACAAGAAGGATCCCCTCAATGGGAAATTACAAATCAAGACCATCTCAGACATGTACAGGTAATGACTTTTTTCCCACATGTATACACATGATTGATAATGAGGTTTGCATTTGAAGGAGGGACGCCCAAGAGGATAAGTTACAGTTTACAGACACTGAAGCTGCAAAAGGCTATGTGTATACTCGGTAGATTGTTGAATATATGCATAGATAATTAGAAATGTAAGATAAAATATTACATTGTTATTAATGTTCCACCTTGATGATGGTGTTATAAAGATGAATGGAAGAAGAAAGTTGGCGAGTCATACTCTGTGATCATTGAGAAGTTGGAAGACGACTTCCAGCTGAAAGACAGCGAGCTGGTGGATCTTAAGCTCGCTTTCAGGTGACAAACTCTTTATATTTCTGTGAGCGATCCAATCTGTATGAGTCACTATAGGAACTACATTTAAGCTGACGTGCACTGTTCCTCTGTTGGAATTCCACCTAGTTTGAATAATTCTCTGTCAGTGGTTTTATATCGTTCACAAGCAGGTGATGTTGATTTTTCTGTGGCTCAGCTCCGATGAAGCTTTTCAGAAGGTGAATGTGAGCTACCGAACAGAGAAGGGGCTGTCGCTGCTGCATCTCTGCTGCGTGTGTGGAGGTATGCATGACTACTAGAGTCTATTAATAACTCCTCAACAAAATGTGATGGTGGAGGGAAGGATTACTGTAGCCTGACGGACATTATTGTTTGTGGTGTAAGCAGCACAGAACTAAACAGAATTGAAATGAAcgtacagtgctgtgaaaaagtatttgcctccttcctgatttcttatttttttgcatacttGTCACACAAGTttcagattcaattcaattcagttgtatttatattgCACCAAAGAGTCGCCTCAAgtcactttatactgtaaggtaaagaccctgctAAGAGAGAGATAATTCCAACATCAGATGACCCACTATGAGCACGTGGCTGCAGTGAGATGGGGAATCTCCTTTTTAACATGGAGAaccctccaacagaaccaggctcagggaggggtcgATATCTGCCGTGACTGGTTGGGagtgatcatcaaacaaaaataaatattagacACAGATTACCTGAGTACATAAAAAgcacaatgacaataacaaGATTCCATTTATAAAGTGGAAAAAGAAGCCACCAAAACCTGCCTGGCTCTACATGAAGAAGTAACTGCCCCTAAGTCTAGTAACTGTTTTTGTTATAACTGCCATTGAGTCTTTCACAACAGTGTGGAGGAATTTTAGCCCACTCGTCTTTCCAGAATTGATTTAATTGAGTCACACTGGAgagtttaaatggtaaatggactgattcttattcagcgcttttctactctcccggagtactcaaagtgctgtatacaacatgcctcattcacccattcatacaagcacttctaaacacaagtgcaaacgaaactacattcacactccgatgaatgcatcggagagcaacttggggttagtgtcttgcccaaagatatttggcatgcagactggggaagccaagAATCGAAcgaccaaccttccgatcagtagctgatctgctccaccacctgagccacagccaccccaagCACGAAGTTTAAGCATGAACAGTCTGTTTGAGGTTGCCAAAGCATCTCAGTCCGTCCAGCCTTCCACCACTTCTAAACCTTTCAGAGGTGGGtttgctggtgtgtttcagaTTATTAATCTACGGCATAACCCAGGTGCAACTGAGCTTCAGGGCTGGATATTCTCCTTTGGGATTTTATGGTAGACCAgcattcatggttccatcaattacatcaagtcttccaggtcctgaagcaggAAAGCAACGCCAGACTAtaacactaccaccaccatgcttgactgttggtatgctgtgttagttttacagCACACGTAAGGagactcaaaccttccaaagTCTTGCTTTTGTCTGGTCAGTCCACAAAATATTGGGATATGAGACGAGCTTCTGTGTtcatttggtcagcagtggttttctccttggaaCTTTCCCATCGTtggcatttttgcccagtctcctATTGTTCAATATTcttcatttgtggataatggctctcgcTGTGGGTTGCTGCaatcccaaagccttagaaatgactTTGTAGCCCTTTCTTTAGATCATAGCTGTGCTGGGGTCACTGTGCTGCTTTTTCAGAGGTTTTTCCAACTACTTAAGTGATTTCCTGATTCAGCGGATCTGGCAGTAATCCAGTTTGGGTGTGGCAAGTGAAATtgtatttgaatttgtattcacTTGAGTTAACTGTGTCTAATATTAAATTTAAGTTTAATGATCTGAAATATATATGCAGAGAACTAAGAAATGAAGATGGGGTTAAATACTTTATCACATCACTGTACATAAAGGTTAAATATAGACGATAATAATGCAACTAAAGGCTAGAACTGTGGTTTCTCTAGTTTTTCATTCCAGTCCACCCTGTTATTTCATTTGCAGTAAATATAATGTTTTGTTGAAAGGAGATATTTCACTGGTGCATAATGTGACATATTTGTGTCCAGGGAACAAGGCCCATATGCGCACCCTGATACTCAAAGGCCTGCGTCCTTCAAGACTGACCAGGAATGGATTCACTGCTCTCCACCTGGCTGCTTACAAGGTGCAGAGAAGTAAAGGGCAGTAACGTAAATTTCAAGGTGGAACCGTGTCCATGTCTTGCTTTTGTTATGCTATATGTTATCTGGTTGATAGCGTTCTAAATTTTTACCACATGGTGGAGTGCAAGTGCACACAAAGGTACCATGGACATACTGCAGATTAAAAATGACATATGCTTATATTGAACCCTGCAGGATCTGTGGAAATGCAGTATTACTGTTTTATTTGCATGCTGCAGGATAATGCTGAGCTAGTGACTGCGCTTCTCCATGGTGGGTCAGATGTGCAGCAGTTGGGATACGGTGCTCTCACAGCCCTTCATGTTGCCACACTGGCCGGGCATCATGAGGTGAGAGAAAATCATCAGCCGTTATGGACCGTGTTGATTTCGTTCCTTGACCTGTGGCTATTTCCACCTCCAGGCTGCAGACATACTTCTACAGCACGGAGCCTATGTTAACGTTCAGGATGCTGTCTTTTTTACCCCACTGCACATTGCTTCCTACAATGGCCACGAGCAGGTAAACTCCTCATGTTAAACTTCATGTGGGGACAGCATCTTTGTAAACACCTGTATTTGTACTCTGGGCTTCTTCTGGTCCTCTCCTGTTTTGTAGGTGACGAAGCTGCTGCTGAAGTTTGGGGCAGATGTGAATGCAAGTGGTGAGGTGGGTGATCGCCCGCTGCATCTGGCTGCTGCCAAGGGCTTTCTTGGTATTGTCAAACTGCTGCTGAGtgagggaagcaaaactaacgGTAGGACCCGAGACCTTGAGAGAGCTCTGATCAAAATTGACATGGGTTGATGGACTGTAAGAGAAACTTGATGGTTGATATATTGATACAAAAGCATTTAcaaagctcgcacacaagaatttcactcacatgtgctgtaccaatgtacctgcacatgtgatgtgacaataaaagtgatttgatttgatttgatttaagcTTTTTCCTTCTTCAGAAGCCACAGAGAAGCTACTTGAATTCTAAATTTGAATTTCCTCTAACATTTGTATTCTCCCCACCAGTAAATGCCCAAGACAATGAAGATCACGTCCCCCTCCACTTCTGTGCTCGTTTTGGTCACCATGAAGTTGTCCGCTTTCTTCTGCAGGGCAGCTTTGATGTACAGCCTCACTCTGTGAACATCTACGGGGATACGCCGTTACACTTGTAAATCATCTGCAGTGTTAGAGGTCTTCTCTGAGTTTTTGGTACATGACATGAATTGCAATGAATGCTATGTTTCATCAGGGCCTGCTACAACGGCAAATTCACAGCCGTGAAGGAGTTAATACAGTACTCTGGTACAGACAGTCTTTCAAAGGAGAACATATTCAGTGAAACAGCACTTCACAGGTATATTTAGCTTAATTTATAgtgtgcaaaaacacatttcacagcTAACGTATTGCTCTGAGGTGATGTTAAATTCATATCTCATGTCACAGTGCATGCACCTACGGGAAAGATCTGGAGATGGTCAAATTCTTGTTGAGCCAGAGTGCCATGAGCATCAACTATCAGGGCAGAGATGGACACACAGGTGAGACCTCGTTTACTAATtgatttattaatttctttacaGTGCACTGAGTTTCATTATTATCTGTGTGTCCTGTGGTGTTGTTTAGCTCTGCACAGTGCCTGTTTCCATGGCCATATCCGCCTGGTACAATTCTTGCTGGACAGTGGTGCAGACATGAACCTTGTCGCCTGCGACCCCAGCAGGTCCAGTGGAGAGAAAGACGAACAGACATGCCTCATGTGGGCTTATGAAAAAGGTCTGCTTAGACTATTATGAGCTCAGCAAGCTTGGAAAGCTGAAATAAATGTTGCTGCTCACTTACTATTTTTTCCAGGTCACGATGCCATAGTCACCTTATTAAAACACTACAAACGTCCAGATGACTCTCCTTGCAATGAGTACTCTCAGCCAGGAGGGGGTTAGTCACCACTTGAAATATATTATCTGGATTAAAATCCCCACATAATCTCCTGTTAATGTGTCTGAACATGCATCTCTTCCAGATGGCTCCTACGTCTCTGTTCCGTCTCCTCTAGGAAAGATCAAAAGCATGACTAAAGGTACTGAGGTGGAGTGAAGCACAGCTGATTTCCAACATCGCTGACAGCTCACGAGGCAGTGCACGCCACGTCTGCTGCCAAACGAAGGGGTTTAGCTGCTGATAATAACACTTGGTGTCTTTTGCTGTGAAATTGGGGGTGGTGTAAACTACAGATGCGTCTCCAGCATAATAAATTGATATGAATTTGATAAAACACAGCTTGAAACTGTGTAAATATCAACGTTTGAAATTGGAAAGCTACATTTCAGGGAATGATATAAA from Astatotilapia calliptera chromosome 23, fAstCal1.2, whole genome shotgun sequence harbors:
- the tnni3k gene encoding serine/threonine-protein kinase TNNI3K — encoded protein: MWTCAIVAEGEIVFPSYSSFYTKLYSTDKTRRIPSMGNYKSRPSQTCTDEWKKKVGESYSVIIEKLEDDFQLKDSELVDLKLAFSSDEAFQKVNVSYRTEKGLSLLHLCCVCGGNKAHMRTLILKGLRPSRLTRNGFTALHLAAYKDNAELVTALLHGGSDVQQLGYGALTALHVATLAGHHEAADILLQHGAYVNVQDAVFFTPLHIASYNGHEQVTKLLLKFGADVNASGEVGDRPLHLAAAKGFLGIVKLLLSEGSKTNVNAQDNEDHVPLHFCARFGHHEVVRFLLQGSFDVQPHSVNIYGDTPLHLACYNGKFTAVKELIQYSGTDSLSKENIFSETALHSACTYGKDLEMVKFLLSQSAMSINYQGRDGHTALHSACFHGHIRLVQFLLDSGADMNLVACDPSRSSGEKDEQTCLMWAYEKGHDAIVTLLKHYKRPDDSPCNEYSQPGGDGSYVSVPSPLGKIKSMTKEKAEVLVLRASLPSHFHLQLSELEFNEIIGSGSFGRVYKGKCRNKIVAIKRYRANTYCSKSDVDMFCREVSILCCLNHPCIIQFVGACLDDPSQFAIVTQYVSGGSLFSLLHEQKRLIDLQSKLIIAIDVAKGMEYLHNLTQPIIHRDLNSHNILLYEDGHAVVADFGESRFLQSVEEDNMTKQPGNLRWMAPEVFTQCTRYSVKADMFSYALCLWELLTGEIPFAHLKPAAAAADMAYHHIRPPIGYSIPKPISALLMRGWNSCPEDRPEFSEVVSSLEECLCNVELMSPASSNSSGSLSPSSSSDCLLGRGGPGRSHVAALRSRFELEYALNTRAYAFWTQSEQRRASGGLSLEELRRSMQFSPIDRNGYVSDPMSTMRFCSSLSSSGSFEESN